A genome region from Bdellovibrionales bacterium includes the following:
- a CDS encoding peroxiredoxin, with product MPMIGQPAPQFTAQAVVDGGEFKDVSLSDYKGKWVVLYFYPLDFTFVCPTEITQFRDALPKFKEVNAQVLGCSVDSVHSHKRWIKDDLKDLGYPLIGDVTKRMARDYGVLMEDKGIATRGTFVIDPEGKIQYMGIHNLSVGRDTQEILRVVTGLQSGELCAAGWKPGDKHLKP from the coding sequence ATGCCTATGATCGGTCAACCAGCACCACAATTTACAGCACAAGCTGTCGTCGATGGTGGCGAATTTAAAGATGTAAGCCTTAGCGATTACAAAGGGAAATGGGTTGTATTGTACTTCTACCCACTCGATTTCACTTTTGTTTGCCCGACTGAGATCACTCAGTTCCGCGATGCTTTACCTAAATTTAAAGAAGTGAACGCTCAAGTTCTCGGCTGCAGCGTTGATTCTGTTCACTCTCACAAACGTTGGATCAAAGATGATCTTAAAGATCTCGGCTACCCATTGATCGGTGATGTCACTAAGCGCATGGCTCGTGATTACGGCGTTCTTATGGAAGACAAAGGCATCGCGACTCGCGGTACTTTCGTTATCGATCCTGAGGGTAAAATCCAGTACATGGGAATCCATAACCTTAGCGTTGGTCGTGACACTCAAGAAATCCTCCGCGTGGTGACAGGGTTACAATCGGGCGAACTTTGCGCCGCAGGTTGGAAGCCGGGCGATAAGCACCTTAAGCCCTAG
- a CDS encoding TraR/DksA family transcriptional regulator, with amino-acid sequence MTWRGIFMSIITKALIEECKGKLIRTKEDILNRVQEVRKDLYFEDKGGDEADQTARILNEKEILSLHDRLRQQLFEIEQALSRIESGMFGICEETEEGIEPERLKAIPWTRLSIEGAEIRESMKKRYASNAE; translated from the coding sequence ATGACATGGAGGGGGATTTTTATGTCGATCATCACCAAAGCCTTAATTGAAGAATGCAAAGGCAAACTTATCCGTACGAAAGAAGATATCCTGAACCGCGTACAAGAAGTGCGTAAAGACCTCTACTTTGAAGATAAAGGTGGGGACGAGGCGGATCAAACCGCACGCATCCTTAACGAAAAAGAAATTCTTTCTCTTCACGATCGTCTTCGCCAGCAGCTCTTCGAAATCGAACAGGCCTTGAGCCGCATCGAATCCGGAATGTTCGGTATCTGCGAAGAAACCGAAGAGGGCATTGAGCCCGAAAGACTCAAAGCGATCCCTTGGACTCGCCTCAGCATCGAAGGCGCAGAAATCCGCGAATCGATGAAGAAGCGTTACGCCAGCAACGCCGAATAA
- the speA gene encoding biosynthetic arginine decarboxylase, with the protein MEKTGWTPQKSKELYGIETWGHGYFDINDRGNIVVCPRGAQGPQVDLLELATDLKERGIRAPMLLRFPDITKERIKLLNQCFANAINEYNYKGRYQGVYPIKVNQQRHLVEEIINFGETHNLGLECGSKPELLIVLAMIHTNNALIICNGFKDSEYIETAVLSRKLGRNTVIVVERLEELTLIIKASKKYNTRPKIGLRAKLQSKGAGRWVDSGGDRSKFGLTTSEIFEAFEIMKKEDYLNCLDLVHFHIGSQIPSIKQIKSALKEGVQIYTELHKMGAYPTYLDVGGGLGIDYDGTGLSESSVNYTEQEYANDIISIVQSTCEEKKVAMPTIVSESGRATVAHHSVLIFDVIGTNRVEQTGPPPELLKDDHKVVHELLDLYNSLTIENLREYYNDLNDLKENTLQLFTFGLLSLGEKAKIEKLFWCISTKMAKLVESDPDHEDIKKHMREFLSDTYFCNFSVFQSLPDSWAVDQIFPVMPIHRHNEEPHKQSMLVDLTCDSDGKIGQYLSIPDGAPLSTLPTHEVIPDVPYYMGAFLVGAYQEILGDLHNLFGDTDAVHVSISPEGYQIEHVVEGDTVSEVLSYVQYNREELINRIRRASESSIANNKMSRQEAKHLIQLYQEGLSGYTYLEEPDHFFGV; encoded by the coding sequence ATGGAAAAAACAGGTTGGACTCCGCAAAAGTCGAAAGAGCTTTACGGAATTGAAACTTGGGGCCACGGATATTTTGATATCAACGACCGTGGGAACATTGTTGTGTGTCCTCGTGGCGCTCAAGGACCACAGGTCGATCTTCTCGAGCTTGCGACCGATCTTAAAGAGCGCGGAATTCGCGCTCCCATGCTCCTTCGCTTTCCAGACATCACTAAAGAACGCATTAAACTTCTCAACCAGTGCTTTGCCAACGCCATCAACGAATACAATTACAAAGGCCGTTACCAAGGGGTTTACCCGATTAAGGTCAATCAGCAACGCCACTTGGTGGAAGAGATCATCAACTTTGGTGAAACTCATAACCTCGGTCTTGAGTGCGGAAGTAAACCCGAGCTTCTCATCGTTTTAGCGATGATCCACACCAACAATGCTCTGATTATCTGTAACGGATTTAAAGATTCAGAATACATCGAGACGGCCGTTCTTTCGCGCAAGCTCGGTCGCAACACGGTGATCGTGGTAGAGCGTCTTGAAGAACTCACTTTGATCATCAAAGCCTCTAAAAAATATAACACCCGTCCTAAAATCGGTCTCCGCGCCAAACTTCAATCGAAGGGTGCTGGGCGCTGGGTGGATTCCGGTGGAGATCGCTCTAAGTTTGGATTAACCACTTCCGAAATCTTCGAAGCCTTTGAGATCATGAAGAAGGAAGATTATCTTAACTGTTTGGATCTCGTTCATTTCCACATTGGTTCGCAAATTCCTTCCATCAAACAAATTAAGAGCGCACTAAAAGAAGGCGTACAAATTTACACCGAACTTCATAAAATGGGGGCTTACCCCACTTACCTCGATGTCGGCGGTGGTTTAGGAATCGATTACGATGGCACCGGCCTTTCCGAATCCTCGGTGAACTACACCGAGCAGGAATACGCTAATGACATTATCAGTATCGTCCAGTCCACTTGCGAAGAGAAAAAAGTAGCGATGCCTACGATTGTTTCGGAGTCCGGCCGAGCCACTGTGGCCCATCACTCCGTTTTGATTTTTGATGTGATCGGAACCAATCGCGTTGAGCAAACAGGTCCACCGCCTGAACTTTTAAAAGATGATCATAAGGTGGTGCATGAACTCCTCGATCTTTACAACAGTCTCACCATTGAAAATCTTCGCGAGTACTACAACGACTTAAACGATCTTAAGGAAAACACGCTCCAGCTATTCACCTTTGGTCTTTTGTCTTTGGGAGAAAAGGCGAAGATCGAAAAACTCTTTTGGTGCATTTCGACCAAAATGGCAAAACTGGTCGAGAGTGATCCTGACCATGAAGACATTAAAAAACACATGCGTGAATTCTTGTCGGACACTTACTTTTGTAATTTCTCTGTGTTTCAATCTCTTCCTGACTCCTGGGCCGTCGATCAAATCTTCCCGGTAATGCCCATTCATCGTCACAACGAAGAGCCCCATAAGCAGTCGATGCTTGTGGATTTAACGTGTGATTCGGACGGTAAGATTGGTCAATACTTGTCTATTCCCGATGGAGCCCCTTTATCTACATTGCCTACTCACGAAGTGATTCCCGATGTTCCTTACTACATGGGAGCTTTTCTTGTGGGTGCTTACCAAGAAATTCTTGGGGATCTTCATAATCTTTTTGGAGATACCGATGCGGTTCACGTTTCGATCTCTCCCGAGGGTTATCAGATCGAGCACGTCGTGGAAGGTGATACGGTTTCCGAGGTGTTGAGTTATGTTCAGTACAATCGCGAAGAGCTCATCAATCGCATTCGTCGCGCCAGCGAGTCGAGTATCGCGAACAATAAAATGAGCCGTCAGGAAGCCAAGCATTTGATCCAGTTGTATCAAGAAGGTTTGTCTGGATACACGTATCTTGAGGAGCCTGATCACTTCTTTGGTGTTTAA
- the xth gene encoding exodeoxyribonuclease III → MSGGMKLISWNVNGIRAVSKKGFAEFIDSQNPDILCLQETKAHKDQLDPKLIEIGDYKSYWSSAKKKGYSGTVTYTKEEPLNVYYGIDIVPFDSEGRFVITEYKKFTLYNVYYPNGGSGEERHLFKQDFLAKFREHLAEKLKQGKNIIVVGDYNVAHTELDIHDPVRLSKHSGFLPEEREWFTDFLKTGFIDTFRKLHPDAKDRYSWWDYRTLSRPANRGWRIDYICISKGLDKNLTKADILDDQHGSDHCPVVAEFKFD, encoded by the coding sequence ATGAGTGGGGGTATGAAATTAATTTCTTGGAATGTGAATGGGATTCGGGCGGTTTCTAAGAAGGGTTTTGCGGAATTTATTGATTCGCAGAATCCGGATATTCTTTGTCTTCAGGAGACCAAGGCTCATAAGGATCAGTTGGATCCCAAGTTGATTGAAATTGGGGACTATAAATCCTATTGGTCTTCAGCAAAGAAAAAAGGGTACTCGGGAACGGTCACTTATACCAAAGAAGAACCGCTCAATGTTTACTATGGGATCGACATCGTGCCTTTTGATTCTGAAGGGCGTTTTGTCATTACTGAATACAAAAAGTTTACGCTGTATAACGTGTATTATCCCAATGGGGGCTCGGGCGAAGAGCGGCATTTGTTTAAACAAGATTTTCTGGCAAAGTTTCGCGAGCATTTGGCGGAAAAATTAAAGCAGGGAAAAAATATTATCGTTGTTGGCGATTACAATGTGGCCCATACCGAACTCGATATTCATGATCCGGTTCGGCTCTCTAAACATAGTGGCTTTCTTCCCGAAGAGCGTGAATGGTTCACTGATTTTTTAAAAACAGGTTTTATTGACACGTTTCGTAAACTTCATCCCGACGCCAAAGATCGCTACTCGTGGTGGGATTACCGGACTCTTTCGCGCCCTGCGAATCGAGGTTGGCGCATCGATTATATTTGTATATCGAAGGGCCTCGATAAGAACTTAACCAAGGCCGATATTCTTGATGATCAACACGGGTCTGATCATTGTCCCGTGGTGGCTGAATTTAAATTTGATTAG
- a CDS encoding DUF481 domain-containing protein produces the protein MRLFRILFVSIGLCLGTTGAFAQGNGPVADSNLGLHHESEIGYIVVGGNAKSQSFSGKQATVYQWEKDLLKFTGHYLSTRAQNQATGNVEGTAENWSLALREEHIFVPNQFNMFLQAGLNKDRFVGINLGNSYDLGVKYFWISSDTTKFFSEIGYKYLKEDLATVIAGTRVDTDLESHFARVFSQIDYAFSPTTKFGLWVEYLPDLKNEDNYRINFSPYALAVLSDTFSLKFGYEGQYRNTPVTGKIERLDYRHVTALIARF, from the coding sequence ATGAGATTATTTCGTATTTTATTTGTTTCTATTGGCCTATGCTTAGGCACAACAGGTGCATTCGCTCAGGGCAATGGACCGGTGGCGGACTCCAACTTGGGATTACATCACGAGAGCGAAATCGGTTATATCGTTGTCGGTGGAAACGCCAAATCTCAATCTTTCAGTGGTAAACAGGCCACCGTTTATCAATGGGAAAAAGATCTTCTTAAATTTACCGGACACTACCTTAGCACGCGCGCTCAAAACCAAGCGACCGGAAATGTCGAAGGCACTGCCGAGAACTGGTCGTTAGCGCTTCGAGAGGAACATATTTTTGTTCCTAATCAGTTCAATATGTTCTTACAAGCAGGATTAAACAAAGATCGCTTCGTGGGGATTAATCTTGGTAACTCTTACGATCTCGGCGTGAAATACTTTTGGATTTCTTCAGACACCACTAAGTTTTTCTCGGAGATCGGTTATAAGTACTTAAAGGAAGATTTGGCCACGGTGATTGCTGGCACTCGAGTCGATACGGATCTTGAATCTCACTTTGCTCGTGTGTTTTCGCAAATCGACTACGCTTTTAGCCCTACGACAAAATTTGGTCTTTGGGTGGAATATCTTCCGGATCTCAAAAACGAGGATAACTATCGTATTAACTTTAGCCCGTACGCTTTGGCGGTTCTCTCTGACACATTCTCACTTAAATTTGGCTACGAAGGTCAATATCGTAATACGCCAGTTACTGGAAAAATTGAACGCCTCGATTATCGACATGTGACGGCTCTCATCGCCCGATTCTAA
- the rfaD gene encoding ADP-glyceromanno-heptose 6-epimerase, whose product MIIVTGATGFIGSAIVWDLNERGYTDIIAVDTVKPTARPGMLDKRKITQFLTKDEIWNFLETAQNAEKKVSHVIHMGACSSTTELNREFLKENNIEYTQRLFEWCTENQVPFIYASSGAVYGDGSHGFDDQTDPELFQPLNPYGESKWLFDIWALQQKKTPPLWMGLRFFNVYGPNEYYKQDMSSVVFKAFRQITVNRSLKLFKSHHPDYKDGEQLRDFVYVKDITRWISEVVFNNKGHSGVYNMGYGQARTWLDLAKATFKELDIPLQIEWIEVPEEMRPRYQYYTRAKMERLMSQGFSQPQWPLEVGVADYITYLQKQDPFF is encoded by the coding sequence ATGATCATTGTTACTGGAGCCACAGGTTTTATCGGCAGCGCCATCGTTTGGGACCTTAACGAACGCGGGTACACTGACATTATCGCCGTTGATACGGTCAAACCCACAGCCCGTCCCGGCATGCTCGATAAAAGAAAAATCACGCAGTTTCTCACCAAAGACGAGATCTGGAACTTTTTAGAGACAGCTCAAAATGCCGAAAAAAAAGTAAGTCATGTGATTCACATGGGCGCCTGCTCTTCGACGACTGAATTAAATCGTGAATTTCTCAAAGAAAACAATATCGAATACACTCAGCGTTTGTTTGAGTGGTGCACCGAAAATCAAGTTCCGTTTATTTACGCCAGCAGTGGCGCCGTCTATGGGGATGGGTCCCATGGCTTTGATGATCAGACCGATCCCGAACTGTTTCAGCCCCTCAACCCTTACGGCGAATCGAAATGGCTTTTTGATATTTGGGCCCTTCAACAGAAAAAAACTCCGCCACTTTGGATGGGGCTTCGCTTTTTTAACGTTTACGGACCCAATGAATATTACAAACAGGATATGTCGAGCGTCGTGTTTAAAGCGTTTCGACAAATCACCGTCAATCGCTCTCTGAAACTCTTCAAGTCCCACCATCCTGACTACAAAGATGGGGAACAATTAAGAGACTTTGTTTACGTCAAAGACATCACTCGCTGGATCAGCGAAGTGGTCTTTAATAACAAAGGGCATTCCGGAGTCTACAACATGGGTTACGGGCAAGCTCGCACTTGGCTCGATCTCGCCAAAGCGACATTCAAAGAACTCGATATCCCATTACAAATTGAATGGATCGAAGTCCCCGAAGAGATGCGTCCTCGATATCAGTATTACACCCGTGCAAAAATGGAACGACTGATGAGCCAAGGATTTTCTCAACCGCAGTGGCCTCTCGAAGTGGGTGTGGCCGACTACATTACGTACTTACAAAAACAGGATCCGTTTTTTTAA
- a CDS encoding agmatinase family protein yields the protein MEFNPNATGVKDAGIFSLPFTYKNSQLILLPVPWEVTTSYGNGTSYGPKSIYECSSQIDLTHLDAGPVYKRGMFWEDSQHDAWLKLNDEYKPQAIRVKESLERGEELSPELKKSVIGINKASDMIHEQVYQASKKILADGKILGTVGGDHSSPLGAIRATSEKHHQEMTVIHIDAHADLRDAYQGYKHSHASIMRNVMEDDLAPQKLIQLGIRDFCQEELDYIQNNPQKVKTYFDRDLNRMMAQGKNWHQVCEDILKNIPTEKIYFSVDIDGFNPTLCPNTGTPVPGGLEFFHMTELIYFLLQKRKKLVGFDLCEVTPDSPTDLDCWDGNVGSRVLYNLCCYTLFSNV from the coding sequence ATGGAATTCAATCCCAATGCGACTGGCGTTAAAGATGCGGGAATTTTCTCTCTCCCGTTTACCTATAAAAACTCTCAGCTCATTCTTCTCCCCGTTCCTTGGGAAGTCACCACTTCCTATGGCAACGGGACTTCCTATGGACCGAAATCCATTTACGAGTGCAGCAGCCAAATTGATCTCACTCATCTCGACGCCGGCCCGGTGTACAAACGCGGGATGTTCTGGGAAGATTCTCAGCATGATGCATGGCTAAAGCTCAACGATGAGTATAAGCCTCAAGCCATTCGCGTGAAAGAATCTCTCGAACGCGGTGAAGAACTGTCGCCGGAGCTTAAAAAATCGGTCATCGGGATCAATAAAGCCAGCGACATGATTCATGAGCAAGTTTATCAAGCGTCCAAAAAAATTCTGGCCGATGGGAAAATCCTTGGCACTGTGGGAGGCGACCACTCATCTCCCCTCGGGGCGATTCGCGCTACAAGCGAAAAGCATCATCAAGAAATGACAGTGATTCATATTGATGCTCACGCCGATCTTCGCGACGCTTATCAGGGATACAAACATTCTCACGCGTCCATTATGAGAAACGTCATGGAGGATGATCTTGCTCCCCAAAAGTTGATTCAACTCGGAATTCGAGACTTCTGCCAAGAGGAATTGGACTATATCCAAAATAATCCTCAAAAAGTAAAAACGTATTTTGATCGCGACTTAAACCGAATGATGGCTCAAGGAAAAAACTGGCATCAGGTCTGCGAAGATATTCTTAAAAATATTCCAACCGAGAAGATTTATTTCTCTGTGGATATTGATGGCTTCAATCCCACGCTTTGCCCGAATACGGGGACGCCAGTGCCCGGTGGTTTAGAGTTTTTCCATATGACAGAACTGATTTATTTCCTTTTGCAAAAACGTAAAAAGCTTGTGGGCTTTGATCTTTGTGAAGTGACTCCCGACTCGCCGACAGATCTCGACTGTTGGGATGGCAACGTGGGAAGTCGCGTCTTATACAATTTGTGTTGCTACACCCTCTTCTCAAATGTTTAA
- a CDS encoding YkgJ family cysteine cluster protein: MKEKSQEKWWSDGLKFECQQSGKCCVSHGEYGFVYVTREDRRNMAQTLKMSTIQFTKKFCDKSDGIYHIKDTGSECLFLLNNKCTVYKSRPTQCRTWPWWPETMNAKAWKKEVVTFCPGVGKGRKWSAEEIDKNIAEQAEWEENLHK, from the coding sequence ATGAAGGAAAAATCACAGGAAAAATGGTGGTCTGACGGATTAAAGTTTGAGTGCCAGCAATCGGGGAAATGCTGCGTTTCTCACGGCGAATATGGCTTTGTGTACGTGACCAGAGAAGACCGTCGCAATATGGCCCAAACGCTCAAGATGAGTACCATCCAATTTACCAAAAAATTCTGTGACAAATCGGATGGAATTTATCACATCAAAGACACCGGGAGCGAGTGCCTCTTTCTTTTAAACAATAAATGCACCGTTTATAAATCGCGCCCCACGCAGTGCCGAACTTGGCCCTGGTGGCCAGAAACAATGAATGCCAAGGCTTGGAAAAAAGAAGTGGTCACTTTTTGCCCGGGCGTCGGCAAGGGCCGCAAATGGTCGGCCGAAGAAATCGATAAAAACATCGCTGAACAAGCCGAATGGGAAGAAAATCTTCATAAATAA
- a CDS encoding VWA domain-containing protein has protein sequence MIKLHNFALSSLLLLGVACSQQSFSPTSEKAMEDMLTDKSVFFPLNYSEAAFEQIPNLTNEMTLMAYITQSGAGARDLVKSDFVLSENSVGVSDFTVSKESSKKNQVVDIVFVVDVTGTMSEFIETAKQRLRQFILNSRAQGYHTRMCLSTFGDYTVKKCDRFFDNDPSGDMTQTNELISELAKLRAFKGAGQDPGWPDYDENPMRALIDASQAPFRTDAQKFVILVTDAGFLYSPGNQGIIGENAPQMSEVSKALEDSQATVFGVTPSMPGYTTSFQGYQSIVDKSKGEHFLFSDVIAGKVTLDQILSKIIDRINSTYRLTYIVDNIPNLDPTAPLDQRQVSLQLKSAQLGKIEDVKVSATFPSGKPQFIKNWKLSDQQIFKNDIQVSVNSTPVSGSNFVFSEGYIKFNSAPPASAKVKVRYLYADMYANLRLLPILLNKAEDPNALRITLNGIVARSQDLLIERNLLGSVSITILPSALSDDYYQVTKNKGLQLEID, from the coding sequence ATGATCAAACTACATAATTTCGCGTTATCGTCTTTACTCCTATTAGGTGTCGCGTGCTCACAACAGAGCTTTTCGCCGACCAGTGAAAAGGCGATGGAAGATATGCTGACAGACAAAAGCGTATTCTTTCCTTTAAATTACTCCGAAGCCGCTTTCGAACAGATTCCGAATCTGACGAACGAGATGACCTTGATGGCCTACATCACTCAAAGTGGTGCTGGCGCTCGAGATCTTGTCAAAAGCGATTTTGTTTTAAGCGAAAACAGTGTGGGTGTCTCCGACTTCACCGTCTCTAAAGAGTCCTCTAAGAAAAATCAGGTGGTCGATATCGTTTTTGTGGTGGATGTCACCGGAACGATGTCTGAGTTTATCGAAACGGCGAAGCAACGCTTGCGTCAGTTTATTTTAAACTCCCGGGCGCAGGGCTATCACACGCGCATGTGTCTATCTACATTTGGTGATTATACTGTTAAAAAATGCGATCGCTTTTTTGATAACGATCCGTCAGGAGATATGACTCAGACGAACGAGTTGATTTCGGAGCTGGCAAAACTTCGCGCCTTTAAAGGCGCAGGACAAGATCCGGGCTGGCCCGACTACGATGAAAACCCGATGCGTGCTTTGATTGATGCTTCACAAGCGCCTTTCCGCACCGATGCTCAAAAGTTTGTGATCCTCGTCACGGACGCTGGATTCCTTTACTCACCAGGAAACCAAGGGATTATCGGCGAGAATGCGCCTCAAATGTCAGAGGTTTCTAAAGCTCTCGAAGATTCTCAGGCCACGGTATTTGGAGTCACTCCAAGTATGCCCGGCTATACCACGTCATTTCAAGGTTATCAGAGTATTGTTGATAAGAGTAAGGGAGAACACTTTCTCTTCTCCGATGTGATCGCCGGCAAAGTGACTTTGGATCAAATTCTCTCAAAAATCATCGATCGAATTAATTCCACCTATCGTTTGACCTACATCGTAGATAATATTCCAAACTTAGATCCGACGGCTCCGTTAGATCAACGACAGGTTTCTTTACAACTCAAGTCGGCTCAGCTCGGAAAAATCGAAGACGTCAAAGTTTCGGCGACGTTCCCGAGCGGCAAACCTCAGTTTATTAAGAACTGGAAATTATCAGATCAACAAATTTTTAAGAATGATATTCAAGTCAGTGTCAATTCGACTCCGGTTTCTGGATCTAACTTCGTATTTTCGGAAGGGTATATTAAATTTAATTCGGCTCCGCCGGCTTCAGCTAAAGTCAAAGTTCGATATCTTTATGCAGATATGTACGCCAATCTTAGATTGCTCCCCATTCTGCTCAATAAAGCCGAGGATCCTAACGCACTCAGAATTACGCTCAATGGAATCGTGGCTCGCTCACAAGATTTACTCATCGAACGCAATCTTTTAGGAAGCGTATCGATTACGATTCTGCCCTCAGCGTTGAGTGATGATTATTATCAGGTGACCAAAAATAAGGGTCTCCAGCTCGAGATCGATTAA
- a CDS encoding DoxX family protein — protein MIAAKVLQVIVAFSLLNVWILRYSKPSGYRGKDSKNLKQEFEAYGLASWIHYVVGALKIGASILLLVGAWFTLPNVVIGSAAVILFLMCGAIAMHIKVQDPAMKSLPAFIVLVMSAGIIVTHLS, from the coding sequence GTGATCGCCGCTAAAGTCCTACAAGTCATCGTTGCCTTCAGTCTCTTAAATGTTTGGATACTGAGATACTCTAAACCTTCCGGGTATAGAGGTAAAGATTCTAAAAATTTAAAACAAGAGTTTGAGGCTTATGGCCTCGCAAGTTGGATCCACTACGTTGTGGGCGCTTTGAAGATCGGCGCGTCGATTCTGCTCTTGGTCGGAGCGTGGTTCACTTTACCGAATGTTGTGATCGGAAGCGCGGCCGTGATCTTGTTTCTCATGTGCGGGGCCATTGCCATGCACATTAAAGTTCAGGATCCCGCGATGAAATCTCTTCCTGCGTTTATCGTCCTTGTGATGAGCGCCGGAATTATTGTCACTCATCTGAGCTAA
- a CDS encoding VTT domain-containing protein: MRKLYNWVLKWADHPHNYTFLAFITFIEASFFPIPNYPLLFAICVNNPRKALWASTVSTVSSVAGGIFGYVIGYWLWQSTSEFFFTYVFTEQTYQVVSEKFQENTFIAVLLGCFTPIPFKAFTITAGAAHVPLLPFILGISLGRGFRFYFIGILFYFWGEPVKAWIEKHLERLTIVTTAIIAISLTIYYSWR, from the coding sequence ATGAGAAAACTTTATAATTGGGTCCTTAAATGGGCCGATCATCCTCACAATTACACGTTTTTAGCATTTATCACATTTATTGAGGCCTCGTTCTTTCCAATTCCAAACTACCCTCTACTTTTCGCGATTTGTGTAAACAACCCACGTAAGGCTCTTTGGGCTTCCACAGTTTCGACAGTCTCATCCGTGGCCGGTGGAATTTTTGGATACGTGATCGGCTATTGGCTTTGGCAGTCGACCAGCGAATTCTTTTTTACTTATGTGTTCACCGAACAGACGTATCAGGTGGTCTCCGAAAAGTTTCAAGAGAACACCTTTATTGCGGTTCTCTTAGGGTGTTTTACCCCGATCCCCTTTAAGGCCTTTACAATTACCGCGGGAGCGGCTCATGTTCCTCTACTGCCATTTATTTTAGGGATAAGTCTTGGACGAGGTTTCCGTTTTTATTTCATCGGAATTTTGTTTTATTTTTGGGGAGAACCAGTTAAAGCATGGATAGAAAAACATTTGGAGAGATTGACTATTGTCACTACGGCTATTATCGCCATCTCCTTAACAATTTACTACTCATGGAGATAA
- a CDS encoding DoxX family protein, whose protein sequence is MLVSFPIYGISCLFANKMADEFRRYQLEHFRVLIGVLEIAGGIGLAAGFYFPWLTLLASLGLSILMVMGALVRVRLRDSFRQMAPAIFFFGISFFVFVSELRLIL, encoded by the coding sequence ATGTTAGTTTCATTTCCAATTTATGGAATTAGTTGTCTCTTTGCAAATAAAATGGCGGACGAGTTTCGTCGATACCAGCTGGAACATTTTCGAGTGCTTATCGGAGTTTTGGAAATCGCGGGTGGAATCGGATTGGCCGCAGGGTTTTATTTTCCTTGGCTGACACTATTAGCCTCATTAGGTTTGTCCATCTTGATGGTGATGGGCGCTCTCGTGCGTGTGCGTCTTCGCGATTCTTTCAGACAGATGGCCCCAGCCATTTTCTTCTTCGGAATCAGTTTTTTTGTTTTTGTTTCGGAGTTGCGGTTGATCTTATAG